The following is a genomic window from Penaeus chinensis breed Huanghai No. 1 chromosome 38, ASM1920278v2, whole genome shotgun sequence.
GTTCagcaaaaaaacaagaatttgCTAAAGAATATAAAGCCTTTATGACCAAATTAAATGAGAAGGGATACGTAGAACAAGTACCTGAATCAGAGATAAGCAGAAATGATGAAAAGGTATGGTATATTCCTCACCATGGAGTATACCACCCAAGAAAGGCGAAGTTGAGAGTAGTCTTTGATTGTTCAGCTAAGTACTTAGGTAATTCATTGAATGATCACTTACTTCAAGGTCCAAACCTAACTACAAAGCTTCACAACGTGTTACTTAGATTTAGAAAGGAACCTGTAGCCATCATGGGTGACATCGAGTCTATGTTTTATCAAGTTAAAGTTCCTGAGGAACATAGGGATTTCCTACGTTTCCATTGGTGGCCAAAGGGTGACCTGAACATAGAACCTAAAGTGTTTAGAATGACTGTACATTTGTTTGGGGCAATATCTAGCCCAGCCTGTGCTAATATGGCTTTGAGACAAGTCGTAATAGACAATCAGGGACTTTACGGTGATGAGGTAACGAATTGTGTTAGTGAAAACttatatgatgatgattgctTGAAATCCGTACCAACGCCCAAAGGAGCTATTGATATGATCAAGGATTTAAAATATTTATGCAAAAGGGGAGGATTTAATCTAAGAGGCTGGATCAGTAACAGCAAGGATGTAATGGAATCAATTCCAGTAGAAGATCGCATACATCAAATAGACACATTAGATCTAGATGAACATAATATGCCCACATAAAGAGCTCTTGGACTCGTGTGGTCAGTCACCATAGATAGTTTCGAGTATAAACATAAAGGAtacaaaggaaaatagaagagggatacTGTCAATGGTTAGTTCCTTGTACGACCCCTTAGGACTGGTCTCATCTTTTACTTTGCCTGTTAAATTAGTCTTACAAAGTTTGTGCAAAAAGGGACTAAAATGGGATGAACCTATACCTGATAAGGAATCAAAGGAATATAGGAAATGGATAAAAAACATAGATTCCCTGGAGAATATTAAAGTTCCAAGATGCTTAAGGAAAGTACAAGCTAAAAATGCTAAAGTACAATTACATTGTTTTGCCGATGCAATCGATAGTGGGTATAGCGTTGCTATATATGCAAGATTCCAATACTCTGATCAGAGCATCGAAAGTAACCTAGTGGTAGGAAAGTCAAGGGTAGCACCACTTAAGAAGATTACCATTCCCAGAATGGAACTAACAGCAGCAACTCTCGCTGTGAAATTGTCTAATGTAGTCAGTAAGGAGTTAGGTTTTCATTATGAAAACAAGTTTTTCTGGACAGATAGTACTTCAGTATTACAGTGTATCGCTAATACCACGCGCTATCACACATTCGTAGCCAACAGATTAACCACAATTCACGAAGGTTCGAATGTCGAAGACTGGCACTATATTGCTTCAGATTTGAACCCTGCTGACTTAGCATCACGAGGAATGCATGGAAATTGTGATGAGAAAATAAGTAGATGGTTCCAAGGTCCAGAATTTCTAAACAAACCTATGTCAGAGTGGCCAGAATCAAGAAACTTTAAGTGTACAATTATACCGGACGAAATGGCATCGAAGGTAGTCCATGCAACGGTAATTAAGGAATATTCATTTATGTCTAGTTCAACCAATAGGTACTCTACTTGGACTAAACTAAAAAGAATTGCCGGATGGGTAATTATGGCATGCAGGAAAttcaaacaaaagaagaatggagaaattGATAAAGATATCATCTTGTCAAAGAAAATTCTGAATGAAGCTTAAAAGGTAATtgtacaataagaacaacaaaattaCTTCTCAGAAGAAATTAAATCTATGAAAGATACTAAGACATTAAATGTAGGAAAGGGAAGCCCATTGTACAAATTAGATCCTATGATAACCGAAGGTGTTTTAAGAGTAGGAGGCAGACTGAAGAACTCAGCCATACCGTTTGAGAGGAAACACCAGATAATTTTGCCTAAACAGTCTGATGTCTCTAAACTGATCGTAAGAGAGGCTCACGTCAAGGTAGGACATGAAGAATAAAATGCCATGATATCATATTTACGAGAACGGTTTTGGATAATTAACGTTGCGGCAATAGCCAAGAGTATAACGGCTAACTGTGTAAATTGCCGTAAGTATAGAGCCAAACTATGTGAACAGAAAATGGCTGACTTACCCAAGGAAAGAGTTACTCCAGAAGAACCACCGTTCACTAAGGTTGGAATGGACTACTTTGGTCCTTTTGAAGTTAAAAGAGGTAGGACCAAGAGCGGTACATCTGGAGATAGCTCATTCCTTGGATACCGACTCATGTATAGCTAGCATAAGAAGGTTCATAGCAAGAAGAGGTGTGGTCAAATATATAAGAAGCGATAATGGAACAAACCTTGTAGGTGCAGTAAGAGAATTAAGAGGACAAATTCAGAATATTAATAGTAAGGTAATTAATAATCATCTCATCAACAAGGGAATAGAGTGGGAATTTAATCCTCCTGCTAGCTCACACTTCGGAGGAGTATGGGAAAGAATGATAAGGTCTGTAAGAAAAATTCTGTACTCGTTGGCCAAGGAA
Proteins encoded in this region:
- the LOC125045957 gene encoding uncharacterized protein LOC125045957, coding for MVSSLYDPLGLVSSFTLPVKLVLQSLCKKGLKWDEPIPDKESKEYRKWIKNIDSLENIKVPRCLRKVQAKNAKVQLHCFADAIDSGYSVAIYARFQYSDQSIESNLVVGKSRVAPLKKITIPRMELTAATLAVKLSNVVSKELGFHYENKFFWTDSTSVLQCIANTTRYHTFVANRLTTIHEGSNVEDWHYIASDLNPADLASRGMHGNCDEKISRWFQGPEFLNKPMSEWPESRNFKCTIIPDEMASKVVHATVIKEYSFMSSSTNRYSTWTKLKRIAGWVIMACRKFKQKKNGEIDKDIILSKKILNEA